A stretch of Stenotrophomonas indicatrix DNA encodes these proteins:
- a CDS encoding RNA polymerase sigma factor yields the protein MTIFAASIDETLERELPAASGGCQHAYGRIVLACQNTVTAIALAITGDRQASEDIAQEAFVKGWQQLHQLRSASSFLPWLRQITRNLARDWLRAQRGRPLSGEAAEVALTMAADPTPGVADRLQRLEEEIAAEDIISALPADSREVLLLYYREGQHSQQVADLLGLSDAAVRKRLSRARAQVREGLLQRFGEFARSTAPSAAFATAVVSMVMIAAPGTASAAILLGTGVGVGGSKLGLGGASAAGGTALGSLTATLGQLQMLPASSWAAIIGGVVGGALGSYLGGRFLLSYAETGAEQVQVRRFVNLSTGTSLGWCLAILFTVLLQAPMWAQLLVLALGLVVVNYQCLVTLRRIMAPLLARDAARRGRNGINWKYESMYGLTGMMAVNLIVIGALAYTMTLSGRL from the coding sequence ATGACGATCTTCGCCGCAAGCATCGACGAAACCCTGGAACGCGAACTGCCGGCCGCCAGCGGCGGTTGCCAGCATGCCTATGGCCGCATCGTGCTGGCCTGCCAGAACACGGTCACCGCCATCGCCCTGGCCATCACCGGCGACCGCCAGGCCAGCGAGGACATCGCCCAGGAAGCGTTCGTGAAGGGCTGGCAGCAGCTGCATCAGCTGCGCAGCGCGAGCAGCTTCCTGCCCTGGCTGCGGCAGATCACCCGCAACCTCGCCCGCGACTGGCTGCGCGCACAACGTGGCCGACCGCTGAGCGGCGAGGCTGCCGAAGTGGCGCTGACCATGGCTGCGGATCCGACCCCGGGCGTGGCCGACCGCCTGCAGCGGCTGGAAGAGGAAATCGCTGCCGAAGACATCATCTCTGCCCTGCCCGCCGACAGCCGCGAAGTCCTGCTGTTGTATTACCGCGAGGGCCAGCATTCGCAGCAGGTGGCCGACCTGCTCGGGCTGAGCGACGCGGCGGTACGCAAGCGCCTGTCACGTGCCCGTGCGCAGGTGCGCGAGGGCCTGCTGCAGCGCTTCGGTGAATTCGCACGCAGCACCGCACCGAGTGCTGCGTTCGCAACGGCAGTAGTGTCGATGGTGATGATCGCCGCGCCCGGCACCGCCAGCGCGGCGATCCTGCTGGGAACCGGCGTCGGCGTGGGTGGCAGCAAGCTCGGCCTCGGTGGCGCCAGCGCTGCCGGCGGCACCGCGCTCGGCTCGTTGACCGCCACGCTGGGCCAGCTGCAGATGCTGCCTGCGTCAAGCTGGGCCGCGATCATCGGTGGCGTCGTCGGTGGCGCGCTCGGCAGCTATCTCGGTGGGCGTTTCCTGCTGTCCTACGCAGAGACCGGTGCCGAGCAGGTCCAGGTCCGCCGCTTCGTCAACCTCAGCACCGGCACCAGCCTGGGCTGGTGCCTGGCCATCCTGTTCACCGTGCTGCTGCAGGCGCCGATGTGGGCGCAGCTGCTGGTGCTGGCACTGGGCCTGGTGGTGGTCAACTACCAGTGCCTGGTGACGCTGCGGCGAATCATGGCGCCGCTGCTCGCGCGTGATGCAGCCCGGCGTGGGCGTAACGGGATCAACTGGAAGTACGAATCCATGTACGGCCTGACCGGCATGATGGCGGTGAACCTGATCGTCATCGGTGCCCTGGCCTACACGATGACGCTCAGCGGCCGCCTGTAA
- a CDS encoding pathogenicity-like protein → MRQIFSSQRVETVEGVAELLRSHDIQVKVTNGRSYKTRRRGQFSYTDLGNAGAYPAVWVVRADDQPRAREILRDARLLDTTRRDHPTAEFAFRDDVQESAGGRGWAWRIRIALLVVIAGVALVIGLRHRGAPAPTAPVPAPQAQPQQAQPTAPAPPEEEEVRVRIQPST, encoded by the coding sequence ATGCGTCAGATTTTCAGCAGCCAGCGCGTGGAAACCGTGGAAGGCGTGGCCGAGCTCCTGCGCAGCCACGACATCCAGGTGAAGGTCACCAACGGACGCTCGTACAAGACCCGTCGCCGGGGTCAGTTCAGCTATACCGACCTGGGCAATGCAGGCGCCTACCCTGCGGTGTGGGTCGTGCGCGCCGACGACCAGCCGCGTGCGCGCGAAATCCTGCGCGACGCCCGACTGCTCGACACCACCCGTCGTGACCACCCGACCGCCGAATTCGCCTTCCGCGATGATGTGCAGGAAAGTGCCGGTGGTCGTGGCTGGGCCTGGCGCATCCGCATTGCCCTGCTGGTGGTGATCGCCGGGGTGGCGCTGGTGATCGGCCTGCGCCATCGCGGTGCCCCTGCCCCAACCGCGCCGGTGCCCGCCCCGCAGGCACAGCCGCAGCAAGCACAGCCGACCGCACCGGCACCGCCGGAAGAAGAGGAAGTGCGGGTCCGCATCCAGCCGTCCACGTAA
- the tesB gene encoding acyl-CoA thioesterase II produces the protein MPEPVVSELIDLLTLERLEDNLFRGQSRDIGTKYVFGGQVLGQALAAAQATVDNGRHVHSLHAYFLRAGNIDHPIVYDVDRTRDGGSFSVRRVTAIQHGKVIFFCAASFQQAESGAEHQHKMPEVPQPEDIEPNRPLPAEVLERLPIKVQRWLSRGGPFEFRHVYPRDELNPPKRPPYHQVWLRLSERVGDAPELHQALLAYASDFHLLGTATFPHGISYYHPHVQMASLDHAIWFHRPFRADDWLLYSLDSPSAQDSRGLARGQFFTRDGVLVASTAQEGLIRVVPDQAAAAAVPAKD, from the coding sequence ATGCCCGAACCCGTCGTCTCCGAGCTGATCGATCTGCTCACCCTGGAGCGGCTGGAGGACAACCTGTTCCGCGGCCAGAGCCGCGACATCGGTACCAAGTACGTGTTCGGCGGGCAGGTGCTGGGCCAGGCCCTGGCGGCTGCGCAGGCCACGGTCGACAATGGTCGCCATGTGCACTCGCTGCACGCCTATTTCCTCCGCGCCGGCAACATCGACCATCCGATCGTCTACGACGTCGACCGTACCCGCGACGGTGGCAGCTTCTCGGTACGCCGGGTGACCGCCATCCAGCATGGCAAGGTGATCTTCTTCTGCGCGGCCTCGTTCCAGCAGGCCGAATCCGGTGCCGAGCACCAGCACAAGATGCCCGAAGTGCCGCAACCGGAAGACATCGAACCGAACCGCCCCTTGCCGGCGGAGGTGCTTGAGCGCCTGCCGATCAAGGTGCAGCGCTGGCTGTCGCGCGGCGGTCCGTTCGAGTTCCGCCATGTGTATCCCCGCGATGAACTGAACCCGCCCAAGCGCCCGCCCTACCACCAGGTCTGGCTGCGCCTGAGCGAGCGCGTGGGCGATGCTCCCGAGCTGCACCAGGCACTGCTGGCCTACGCGTCGGACTTCCACCTGCTGGGCACGGCGACCTTCCCGCACGGCATCAGCTACTACCATCCGCACGTGCAGATGGCCTCGCTGGACCACGCGATCTGGTTCCACCGCCCGTTCCGCGCCGACGATTGGCTGCTGTACTCGCTGGACAGCCCCAGTGCGCAGGATTCGCGCGGCCTGGCCCGCGGCCAGTTCTTCACCCGTGATGGCGTGCTGGTTGCCAGCACCGCCCAGGAAGGCTTGATCCGCGTGGTTCCGGACCAGGCAGCAGCGGCCGCCGTGCCGGCCAAGGATTGA
- a CDS encoding enoyl-CoA hydratase/isomerase family protein: MTTLIEVINHGPIRELRLARPPVNALDTELCRQLIHAIELAMAEDAHGIVLSGSERIFTGGMDVPHLLSHGDDKHKLLDTWNAFFGAVRTLAESRIPVVAAITGHAPAGGCVLALCCDYRVMARSADPARPYAIGLNEVQVGLIAPEGIQRLLRRAVGAHRSSVLLATGALVPAEQALQIGLVDELVDGELVAARAVAWLQDLLKQPRQPMLLTRAIARAELHDALHPDLIQLDRFVEAWFAPDAQNALQALAARLGK; the protein is encoded by the coding sequence ATGACGACGCTCATCGAGGTGATCAACCATGGCCCCATCCGCGAACTGCGGCTGGCGCGGCCGCCGGTCAATGCACTGGACACCGAGCTGTGCCGGCAGTTGATCCATGCCATCGAACTGGCGATGGCCGAGGACGCGCACGGCATCGTGCTGTCCGGCAGCGAGCGCATCTTCACAGGCGGCATGGACGTGCCGCACCTGCTCTCGCATGGCGATGACAAGCACAAGCTGCTGGACACCTGGAACGCGTTCTTCGGCGCGGTACGCACGCTGGCCGAGAGCCGCATCCCGGTGGTTGCGGCGATCACCGGCCATGCACCGGCGGGCGGCTGCGTGCTGGCCCTGTGCTGCGACTACCGGGTGATGGCACGAAGTGCCGATCCGGCGCGCCCGTATGCCATCGGCCTGAACGAAGTGCAGGTCGGCCTGATCGCACCGGAAGGCATCCAGCGCCTGCTGCGCCGTGCCGTGGGGGCGCACCGTTCCAGCGTGCTGCTGGCCACCGGCGCGCTGGTACCGGCCGAACAGGCGCTGCAGATCGGCCTGGTCGACGAACTGGTGGATGGCGAACTGGTGGCGGCCCGTGCGGTGGCCTGGCTGCAGGACCTGCTGAAGCAGCCGCGGCAGCCGATGCTGCTGACCCGTGCCATCGCCCGCGCCGAGCTGCACGACGCCCTGCATCCGGACCTGATCCAGCTCGACCGCTTCGTCGAGGCCTGGTTCGCCCCGGATGCGCAGAACGCACTGCAGGCACTGGCGGCGCGTCTCGGCAAGTAA
- a CDS encoding copper chaperone PCu(A)C codes for MITKPFVGVLLMMCAGAASAAAAVPECVTVSQGWVRLPPSPTATPMTAGYGVIRNGCSIAVAIIGARSASFGDVSLHETRIVDGVSRMRAVERLPLAPGERAVLKPGGLHLMLMDGRRALEEGQPVWLQVQLEGGTEVSTALIVRKAAP; via the coding sequence ATGATAACCAAACCATTCGTTGGCGTACTGTTGATGATGTGTGCGGGCGCAGCATCGGCGGCGGCCGCGGTGCCGGAGTGCGTCACCGTCTCGCAGGGCTGGGTACGTCTGCCGCCCAGCCCGACGGCGACGCCCATGACTGCCGGCTATGGCGTGATCCGTAACGGCTGCTCCATCGCGGTGGCCATCATCGGTGCGCGCAGTGCGAGTTTCGGTGATGTGTCGTTGCACGAGACCCGGATCGTCGACGGGGTCAGCCGCATGCGTGCCGTCGAGCGCCTGCCATTGGCGCCGGGCGAACGCGCCGTGCTCAAGCCCGGCGGCCTGCACCTGATGTTGATGGACGGCAGGCGCGCATTGGAGGAGGGGCAGCCTGTGTGGCTGCAGGTGCAACTGGAGGGGGGCACCGAAGTCAGCACGGCCCTGATAGTGCGCAAGGCCGCGCCGTAA
- a CDS encoding enolase: MIHQTELRDLLPGMVPFPADVFPDDQAWLGQHLLPLLKIDLGVLRPELAGQAATLLCPIEPYEGCIGEATEEHHNAFTGTNWIAFELTADNRMRFLGEEGYFIGDQMQDKDALEHITEMRGSYSKAHAYFQQHGRLASYSRYGDGEPGEQAYLDVLGGQISTGNWIETAEIPAAFALAFTEAADDRHAPDDAERAIITRDGHKFFAVAEVAGYNWCATGADAIVMLYEPESRTVLFSYDWS; encoded by the coding sequence ATGATCCACCAGACCGAACTGCGCGACCTGCTGCCCGGCATGGTCCCCTTCCCCGCCGACGTATTCCCCGATGACCAGGCCTGGCTTGGCCAGCATCTGCTGCCGCTGCTGAAGATCGACCTCGGCGTGCTGCGCCCGGAACTGGCCGGCCAGGCCGCGACCCTGCTGTGTCCGATCGAGCCCTATGAAGGCTGCATCGGCGAAGCCACCGAAGAACACCACAACGCGTTCACCGGCACCAACTGGATCGCTTTTGAATTGACCGCCGACAACCGCATGCGCTTTCTCGGTGAGGAGGGCTACTTCATCGGCGACCAGATGCAGGACAAAGACGCGCTGGAGCACATCACGGAGATGCGCGGGAGCTACAGCAAGGCACATGCGTACTTCCAGCAGCATGGACGCCTGGCCAGCTATTCGCGCTATGGCGACGGCGAGCCCGGCGAGCAGGCGTACCTCGATGTGCTGGGCGGGCAGATCTCGACCGGCAACTGGATCGAAACCGCGGAGATTCCGGCCGCCTTCGCACTGGCGTTCACCGAGGCTGCCGACGACCGGCATGCGCCGGACGATGCCGAGCGCGCGATCATCACCCGCGATGGCCACAAGTTCTTCGCCGTGGCCGAAGTGGCCGGCTACAACTGGTGTGCAACCGGTGCCGATGCGATCGTGATGCTGTACGAGCCGGAAAGCCGCACGGTGCTGTTCTCGTACGACTGGTCGTAA
- a CDS encoding acyl-CoA thioesterase, with translation MSSEHKILARIPISVRWRDMDSMGHVNNAKYISYLEEARVRWMLGVEGVSMTDRIAPVVAATNVNYRLPIVWPNDILVELFVERLGNSSVTIGHRIVDQQDESKLYSDGNVVVVWMDTQTGKSAPLPDAIRNASS, from the coding sequence ATGAGCAGCGAACACAAGATCCTGGCCCGCATTCCGATCAGCGTGCGCTGGCGTGACATGGACAGCATGGGCCACGTCAACAACGCCAAGTACATCTCCTACCTGGAAGAGGCGCGCGTGCGCTGGATGCTGGGCGTGGAAGGCGTGTCGATGACCGATCGCATCGCACCGGTGGTGGCTGCCACCAACGTCAACTACCGGTTGCCGATCGTGTGGCCCAACGACATCCTGGTCGAGCTGTTCGTCGAGCGCCTGGGCAACAGCAGCGTGACCATCGGTCATCGCATCGTCGACCAGCAGGACGAGTCGAAGCTGTATTCGGACGGCAACGTGGTGGTGGTCTGGATGGACACGCAGACCGGCAAGAGCGCGCCGCTGCCGGACGCGATCCGCAACGCGTCGAGCTGA
- the uvrA gene encoding excinuclease ABC subunit UvrA, which translates to MAMDFIRIRGARTHNLKNIDLDLPRDKLIVITGLSGSGKSSLAFDTIYAEGQRRYVESLSAYARQFLSVMEKPDLDHIEGLSPAISIEQKSTSHNPRSTVGTITEIYDYLRLLYARVGTPRCPDHGYPLEAQTVSQMVDHMLTLDPEQRYMLLAPVIRDRKGEHAQVFDQLRAQGFVRVRVDGELYEIDAVPPLALRQKHTIEAVIDRFRPREDIKQRLAESFETALKLGDGMASVQSLDDAAATPTLFSSKYSCPVCDYSLPELEPRLFSFNAPMGACPGCDGLGMAEFFDPSRVVVHPELSLAAGAVRGWDRRNAYYFQLIASLAKHYKFDTDAAWNSLPAKVQQAVLYGSGEDAITFTYFTEAGGRTQRKHRFEGIIPNLERRYKETESAAVQEELGKYISEHACPECNGARLNKAARNVFVADRPLPELVVLPIDEALKFFSELSLPGWRGEIAAKIVKEIGERLGFLVDVGLDYLTLERKADTLSGGEAQRIRLASQIGAGLVGVMYVLDEPSIGLHQRDNERLLGTLTRLRDLGNTVIVVEHDEDAIRLADYVLDIGPGAGVHGGEIVGQGSLQDLLDAPRSLTGQYLSGKRAIKIPARRHKPNPKMTLHLRGATGNNLKGVDLAIPAGLLTCVTGVSGSGKSTLINDTLFSLAANEINGASHPIAPYKEIDGLDLFDKVVDIDQSPIGRTPRSNPATYTGLFTPLRELFAQVPESRARGYSPGRFSFNVRGGRCEACQGDGLIKVEMHFLPDVYVPCDVCHGKRYNRETLEILYKGFNINDVLEMTVEDALKLFEPVPSIARKLETLVDVGLSYIKLGQSATTLSGGEAQRVKLSKELSRRDTGRTLYILDEPTTGLHFHDIEALLGVLHKLRDEGNTVVVIEHNLDVIKTADWIVDLGPEGGHRGGTILVTGTPEDVAACPDSYTGQFLARMLPSTSARPDQPAAVANKPDARPPRKVKPEKPAKKAAAAKSTGKASKTATAGTKKKKDA; encoded by the coding sequence ATGGCGATGGATTTCATCCGCATCCGCGGCGCGCGGACGCACAACCTCAAGAACATCGACCTCGACCTGCCCCGCGACAAACTGATCGTGATCACCGGCCTGTCCGGCTCGGGCAAGTCGTCGCTGGCGTTCGACACCATCTATGCCGAGGGTCAGCGGCGTTACGTCGAGTCCCTGTCGGCGTACGCGCGGCAGTTCCTGAGCGTGATGGAAAAGCCGGACCTGGACCACATCGAAGGCCTGTCGCCGGCGATCTCGATCGAGCAGAAGTCGACCTCGCACAACCCGCGCTCGACGGTCGGCACCATCACCGAGATCTACGACTACCTGCGCCTGCTGTATGCACGCGTCGGCACGCCGCGTTGCCCCGACCACGGCTATCCGCTGGAGGCGCAGACGGTCAGCCAGATGGTCGACCATATGCTGACGCTGGACCCGGAACAGCGCTACATGCTGCTGGCGCCGGTGATCCGCGACCGCAAGGGCGAGCACGCGCAGGTGTTCGACCAGCTGCGCGCGCAGGGCTTCGTGCGTGTACGCGTGGATGGCGAACTGTACGAAATCGACGCGGTGCCGCCGCTGGCGCTGCGCCAGAAGCACACCATCGAAGCGGTGATCGATCGCTTCCGCCCGCGCGAAGACATCAAGCAGCGCCTGGCCGAGAGCTTCGAAACCGCCCTGAAGCTGGGTGATGGCATGGCGTCGGTGCAATCGCTGGACGATGCCGCTGCGACCCCTACCCTGTTCTCGTCCAAGTATTCCTGCCCGGTCTGCGACTACTCGCTGCCGGAACTGGAGCCGCGCCTGTTCTCGTTCAACGCACCGATGGGCGCCTGCCCCGGCTGCGACGGGCTGGGCATGGCCGAGTTCTTCGATCCCTCGCGCGTGGTGGTGCATCCGGAGCTGTCGCTGGCGGCCGGTGCCGTGCGTGGCTGGGATCGCCGCAATGCCTATTACTTCCAGCTGATCGCCTCGCTGGCCAAGCACTACAAGTTCGACACCGACGCGGCGTGGAACTCGCTGCCGGCCAAGGTGCAGCAGGCCGTGCTGTACGGCAGTGGCGAGGACGCGATCACCTTCACCTACTTCACCGAGGCCGGTGGCCGCACCCAGCGCAAGCACCGCTTCGAAGGCATCATTCCCAACCTCGAACGCCGCTACAAGGAAACCGAATCGGCGGCGGTGCAGGAAGAGCTGGGCAAGTACATCAGCGAACATGCCTGCCCCGAGTGCAACGGCGCGCGCCTGAACAAGGCCGCACGCAACGTGTTCGTGGCCGACCGCCCGCTGCCGGAACTGGTGGTGCTGCCGATCGACGAAGCGCTGAAGTTCTTCAGTGAACTCAGCCTGCCGGGCTGGCGTGGCGAGATCGCTGCGAAGATCGTCAAGGAGATCGGCGAACGCCTCGGCTTCCTGGTCGACGTCGGCCTGGATTACCTGACCCTGGAGCGCAAGGCCGACACCCTGTCCGGTGGCGAGGCACAGCGCATCCGTCTGGCCAGCCAGATCGGTGCTGGTCTGGTGGGCGTGATGTACGTGCTCGATGAGCCGTCCATCGGCCTGCACCAGCGCGACAACGAGCGCCTGCTGGGCACCCTCACCCGCCTGCGCGACCTTGGCAACACGGTGATCGTGGTCGAGCATGACGAAGACGCGATCCGACTGGCCGACTACGTGCTGGACATCGGTCCCGGCGCGGGCGTGCATGGCGGCGAGATCGTCGGCCAGGGCAGCCTGCAGGACCTCCTGGATGCACCGCGTTCGCTGACCGGCCAGTACCTGTCGGGCAAGCGCGCGATCAAGATCCCGGCGCGCCGGCACAAGCCGAACCCGAAGATGACGCTGCATCTGCGTGGCGCCACCGGCAACAACCTGAAGGGCGTGGACCTGGCCATTCCGGCAGGGCTGCTGACCTGCGTGACCGGCGTGTCCGGCTCGGGCAAGTCAACCCTGATCAACGACACCCTGTTCTCGCTGGCTGCCAACGAGATCAACGGCGCCTCGCACCCGATCGCGCCGTACAAGGAGATCGATGGCCTGGACCTGTTCGACAAGGTGGTGGACATCGACCAGTCGCCGATCGGCCGTACCCCGCGCTCGAACCCGGCCACCTACACCGGCCTGTTCACCCCGCTGCGCGAGCTGTTCGCACAGGTGCCCGAATCGCGTGCGCGCGGCTATTCGCCGGGACGCTTCAGTTTCAACGTGCGTGGCGGCCGCTGCGAGGCCTGCCAGGGCGATGGCCTGATCAAGGTCGAGATGCACTTCCTGCCCGACGTGTACGTGCCCTGCGACGTCTGCCATGGCAAGCGCTACAACCGCGAAACGTTGGAGATCCTGTACAAGGGCTTCAACATCAACGACGTGCTGGAAATGACCGTCGAGGATGCACTGAAGCTGTTCGAACCGGTCCCGTCCATCGCCCGCAAGCTGGAGACCCTGGTTGATGTCGGCCTGAGCTACATCAAGCTGGGGCAGAGCGCGACCACGCTGTCCGGTGGTGAAGCGCAGCGCGTGAAGCTGTCCAAGGAACTGTCGCGCCGCGATACCGGCCGCACCCTGTACATCCTCGACGAGCCGACCACCGGCCTGCACTTCCACGACATCGAGGCACTGCTCGGCGTGCTGCACAAGCTGCGCGACGAGGGCAACACGGTGGTGGTGATCGAGCACAACCTGGACGTCATCAAGACCGCGGACTGGATCGTCGACCTGGGTCCGGAAGGCGGTCATCGCGGCGGCACCATCCTGGTGACCGGCACGCCGGAAGACGTGGCCGCATGCCCGGATTCGTATACCGGCCAGTTCCTCGCACGGATGCTGCCGTCCACCAGCGCGCGACCGGACCAGCCCGCCGCCGTGGCCAACAAGCCCGATGCGCGCCCGCCGCGCAAGGTGAAGCCCGAGAAGCCGGCGAAGAAGGCAGCCGCCGCCAAGAGCACCGGCAAGGCCAGCAAGACCGCCACGGCCGGCACCAAGAAGAAGAAGGACGCCTGA
- the rplU gene encoding 50S ribosomal protein L21, whose amino-acid sequence MYAVLVTGGKQYRVAQGEKLRIEKLEVEVGSEIKFDNILLLGDSDGIKIGDALSGAAVTATVLSQGRADKVRIIKFRRRKHHMKRQGHRQYYTEIEITGIAGGSK is encoded by the coding sequence ATGTACGCAGTACTGGTCACCGGCGGTAAGCAATACCGCGTGGCGCAGGGCGAAAAGCTCCGCATTGAAAAGCTCGAAGTCGAAGTCGGCAGCGAGATCAAGTTCGACAACATCCTGCTGCTCGGCGACAGCGATGGCATCAAGATCGGCGACGCCCTGAGCGGCGCTGCGGTCACCGCCACCGTCCTGTCCCAGGGTCGTGCTGACAAGGTCCGGATCATCAAGTTCCGTCGCCGTAAGCACCACATGAAGCGCCAGGGTCACCGTCAGTACTACACCGAAATCGAGATCACCGGCATTGCCGGTGGCAGCAAGTAA
- the rpmA gene encoding 50S ribosomal protein L27 — translation MAHKKGVGSSRNGRDSNPKYLGVKIFGGQAIEAGNIIVRQRGTQFHPGTGVGLGRDHTLFALTDGKVEFTVKGPKKRRTVSVVSVEA, via the coding sequence ATGGCACATAAAAAAGGCGTAGGCTCTTCGCGCAACGGTCGCGACTCCAACCCGAAGTACCTCGGCGTCAAGATCTTCGGCGGCCAGGCCATCGAAGCAGGCAACATCATCGTGCGTCAGCGCGGCACCCAGTTCCACCCGGGTACCGGCGTTGGCCTCGGCCGTGACCACACCCTGTTCGCCCTGACGGACGGCAAGGTGGAGTTCACCGTGAAGGGCCCGAAGAAGCGTCGCACCGTCAGCGTCGTCTCGGTCGAAGCCTGA